In the Gammaproteobacteria bacterium genome, CAAGGTGTATTTTCCGAGATTTTCAGATATTTGATTATCTTCTAAGTGAACTTCAGATTGATTTGATGGAATTGTCGAAGAACTAGTCTCTACTTTTGATGGATTGGTTAAGTTTGACTCAATAGCTCGTTTTTTTGCCGTGCCGGAATCCGGAGAACCAATTTTAAAAGCAAACATGCGGATAATCGTCATCTCAAACCCGGTTTTGCTATCCGGTGCCAGTTTGATTAAATCCTGCCCTTTACTGACTATTTCATAATATAATTGAACTTGTTCCGGATTGGTTTTTGATAACAATACTTGCAGATTGTTTCTGTCGAATCTTGAGTTTTCCACATACGAGTTCAAAATCTGTACCAGTGATAATTCGTGCAATAACAACGCCATATCATGCAGAAAACGTGAATAATCCGGTGAAAATTCATGCAATTGTTTGAGTTTGTCAGACACCATGGATTGATTGCCATCAATCACACATTCAAGCAATTCAACCACACTATTCTGATGAATTGTCCCCAGCATGAGTTGTACATCTTTGTCGGTTATCTGACCGGCTCCAAATGCCAGTGCTTGATCCAGTAAACTCAAGCCATCACGCATAGAACCGTCTGCTGCTCTGGCAATTTGTTCCAGAGCCGGTTTTTCATACGAGATATTTTGCAAATCCAGTAACTTGGCTAAATGATTGCTGATTTGAGATAAATTCAGACGTTTTAGATTAAATTGCAAACATCTTGATAAAACCGTCACCGGAAGTTTTTCAGGTTCGGTTGTTGCCAATAAAAATTTGACATGTTCAGGCGGCTCTTCGAGAGTTTTCAGCAAAGCATTAAAACTGCTTCGTGAAAACATGTGAACCTCATCAATCAAATAGATTTTGTAACGACCATAAGTTGGCGCATATTGAACATTCTCCAGAAGCTCCCGAGTGTCATCAACTCCGGTTCTCGAAGCTGCATCGACTTCAATTAAATCCACAAATTTGCCTTCGTTGATTTCACGGCAGGCATTACAAACTCCACAAGGTGAACCCGTCACCCCTTTTTCACAATTGAGGGCTTTTGCGAGAATTCGGGCAATTGTGGTTTTACCAACGCCTCGGGTACCGGTGAATAAAAAAGCATGATGCAGACGATTATGCTCTAAACCATTGATCAGCGCTTGAGCCACATGTTCCTGACCCACAAGTTCGCTGAAATCTTTAGGTCTGAATTGCCTCGCCAGTACCTGATAACTCATAAAAACTTATCCTTGAGAAATTTATCTAATAAAACGGTCATCATATCACAAACAATTTTATCATTTAATAAATTTTAAGAATTTAAAAAAGCCTGTTAGTCGCTAATCAGTTTTATCAAAAAGCCATATTCTTCAGCGACTTCCTTATATTGTTGATAGCGACCTGAAGTGCCTCCGTGACCGGCATCCATATTTGTCCGTAACAACAAGAGATTATTGTCAGTTTTCATCTCCCTTAACTTGGCAACCCACTTTGCCGGTTCCCAGTACTGCACTTGTGTATCATTCAAACCGGTTGTTACCAACATATTGGGATAGTTCTGTTTTTTGACATTATCATAGGGCGAATACGACATCATATAATCGTAAAATTCTTTGACTTTGGGATTCCCCCACTCGTCAAATTCACCGGTTGTCAGCGGAATATCTTCATCCAGCATTGTAGTTATTACGTCAACAAATGGTACTTGGGCAATAATACCCTTATAAAGCATGCCATCTGTATTCGCAATGACGCCCATAAGCAAACCACCTGCTGAACCACCGACTGCAAAGACGTTATTTTTATCGCCGTAGTCTTTTTCTAATAAACCTTTGGTAACATCAACGAAATCAGTAAAAGTATTTTTCTTTTTCAAAAGTTTACCATCTTCGTACCATTGTCTGCCCTTGGCTTGCGAGCCCCGAACATGGGCAATGGCATAAATAAAACCACGGTTGAGCAATGAAATTCGTGAATAAGAAAAAGTTGGATCAACAGAGCTTCCATAAGAGCCATAACCATATACCAATAACGGACGCAGACCTAATGGAATGGCTGATTTTTTATAGACCAAAGAGACCGGAACCATTTCTCCATCTCTGGCTTTGACTAATAGTTTTTCACTATGAAAATCATCCGGATTATATTCTGTTGCAATCTCATCGCGTTTCAGAATTTTTTGTTTCTCTGTTTGCATATCATATTCATAAACCGTAAATGGAATCGTCATTGATGCATAGCTGTAACGAAGCACATCGGTGTTTTGTTGTGGATTATAATCCAGCCACATAGTGTAGGTTTGCTCTTTGGATTGAATCAGCTTTGAACTTCCATCGCTTCTATTAATAACTTTGAGATGAAGAATCCCGTCATTGCGTTGCTCAAGAACAATGTAATTACTAAAAACATTCAAATCATAAATTAGAGTTTCTTTATCATGCGCTATGACTTCCTGCCACTTTTGTTTGTTGTTTGAATGTTCCAGTGATGTTTTCATCACTCGGAAATTCTGTGCTTGCCAATTTGTCAGAATATAAAACTCATTGTTAAACTCTTCAACTGAATATTCATGATTGCTTTCGCGAGGGTGAAACGACTTGAATTCTCCATTCGGTTTATTGGCATGCAGATACAATACTTCTGACGAAGTCGTGCTTCCTGCCATGATATACAAATAATTTCTCGAAGTGCTGTTTCCTATTCCCAAATAAAAACTATTGTCCTTTTCTTCATAAACCAGAACATCCTCTTCATTACTTCCTAATTTATGACGATATACTTGATACCCTAGCAAAGTTACCGGATGTTTTTTAATATAGAAGATGGTTTTATTATCCAGAGCCCAAACCACCTCGCCACTGGTATTCTCAATCTTATCTTTGTAAAGCGTTCCGGTATTTAAGTCCTTGAAGTACAGAGTGTATTGCAGGTCTCCTGATGTATCTTCGGAAAATGCTAAAATTTGATGATTCGGTGAAATCTCCTGATAGTTGGAATAATAGTAGGCTTGGTTTTCTGCTCGAAGATTCATATCCAGTATGATTTCTTCTTCGGCTGTCAATTCATGTTTTTTTCTGGCTAAAATTTCGTATTCGTTACCGGTATCATATCTGGAATAATACCAATAATCATCAATCTTTGAAGGAACCGTACTTTCTTTATGAGGCAAGCGAGCAATAATTTCGTGATAAATATTTTCAATCTCGGTTTTATGGGATGATAATTGAGCATCGGTGTATTTATTCTCAGCGCTCAAGTAATCCAGCACTTTTTTATCAGCACGGTCATCGTCTCTTAACCACTGGTAATTATCCACTCTGGACTCATTGTGGTATTGATGACTATGTTCCACTTTTTCTGCTTGTGGAACGATACTATTGTTAGGTTCAGATAGATTCATAACTGCAACTGAGTGATTTTGAAAAACAATAAAAATTAGAAAATAGACTTTTTTCATAATAAAGGGGAACGCCCAAATTTTAATTTGGTTTGAATAAATACTGCCTGTTTTTTGCCGTGAAAAAGAGTTACAATGAGAATTATTCTATTCAACCAACCAGTTTCTAACATGATTAAAAAAGCATTAATACTAATTATCCTGATTGTAACATGTAACCCGACTTTTGCCAGGGTGACAATTATTCATAATATCCAAGGTAATACAATTAATAATGGTAAACATGTCAGTTTTCAGGCAATTGCATTTGAGAATGACAAAATTTTGGAAGTGGGAGCCAGTAAAAACTTATTGGAAAAATACCAAGAAGCTGAATTGATTGATGGAAACAATAACTCGATTCTTCCCGGGCTTAACGATGCGCACGGGCATGTTCTCGCACTAGGAAACCTTAAGAATGAAGTTGATTTAATGGGTGTAACCTCTCTTGAGGAATCGTTAGAAATCATTCAAAAATTTATTGATGAGCACCCTAATAATTCATGGATTCTTGGACGTGGTTGGAATCAGGCTCTTTGGGAAGAAAACAAATTTCCAACATTCAAAGATTTAGACAAACTCAAAACTGACAAGCCAATCTGGCTCAGACGAGTTGACGGTCATGCCGGTTGGGCCAACTCTAAAGCAATGGAAATTGCACAAAGCGGAAATCACTTAAAAGATATGCCGGGTGGCGAAATCATCGTTGATGCCAATGGAATCCAAACAGGAATATTTGTAGATACAGCGATGGGCATTATTGGAAAGCATCTTGAAAATGAAAGTCAGGAGCAAGTAACAACCATTATTCACGAAGCTCTCAACTATCTTGCCTCACTTGGATTGACTTCAGTTGATGATGCCGGAGTTGACTGGACAGAATATGATTCCTATATCACTCTTTCAGAACAGCGCAAACTACCAATTCGTGTTAATGTCATGCTGGCATCCGGCTCGTCCCTGCTGGATAAAATGATTGATAATGGCCCGGTTCACAGCAAAGATGGTTATTTACAAGTTCATGCCATTAAGTTTATGGGAGATGGCGCATTGGGTTCCAGAGGTGCTGCGATGCTCGAACCTTACAGCGACAGACATGATACTTCGGGTAAGTTAGTGCAACCAAAAGACTTTTTAGAAAGTTTAATTTACAAGTATTCAGATAAAGGTTGGCAAGCCAATATTCACGCCATCGGTGATCGAGCAAACCGTGTTGCGATTGAAGTCTTATCCAATGAAAAAGCCAATACCAAACAAAACAGAAACCGTATCGAACACGCACAAATTATCGAATTTGAAGACTTAAAGAAACTGAAAGAGTTCGACATTATTGCCTCCATGCAACCCACTCATGCGACATCTGATATGAACATGGCTGAAGATCGAGTTGGTCGCGAAAGACTCAGAGGAGCTTATGCCTGGCAAACCCTTTGGAAAAAAGGAGTGATTATCGCATCGGGATCTGATTTCCCTGTCGAACTTGCCAATCCTTTTTATGGTCTTCATGCAGCAGTCACTCGCCAAGACCGAAACAATCAACCGAAAGATGGTTGGATACCAATTGAAAATCTATCCGTTGCTCAAGCATTGGCGTCATTCACAATTAATGCCGCTTACGCCAACCGCAAAGATCAGGTTCAAGGAAGTCTTGAATCCGGAAAATACGCCGATTTTATTCTGGTTGATCAAAATATTTTCGAAATTCCCAAACAGGAAATCTGGAAAACGAATGTTTTGCAGACTTGGGTTGGTGGTAAAAAAGTCTATGACAATGGAGTTGTAAATTAAATTTATGAGTAGAAAAACCCAACAACATATTTGGTTAGTTTTATTCCTGATTCAATGTAGCATCACATTTGCTAAACCGACAATTATTCACAATATAAAGGGGTATAGCCTCTCTCAAGATTCCAAAATTCAATTTCAAGCCATCGCTTTTGAAAATGATATGATTTTGAAAACCGGAAATTACGATCAACTCATTCAAATGTTTCCTGACAGCAAAGTCATAGATGGGCAAGGGAAGACAATGCTACCGGCTTTACAGGACGCAATGGTGCATTTACAAAGACCGATTCAAAACGAATTAATGTTGGATTTAAGCCAAACAAAATCCAAACAAGAAGTTTTGGATACTATAAAAAAACATGCTGAAGAATATCCGGATGACGAGTGGATTAAAGGTTATGGATGGGATTACACTCAATGGAAGAATAAAACTCTTCCCTCATCAAAGGATTTGGATGATTTGGAAGTCAAAAAAAACATCTATTTGTTGAGTAAAGATTATCGAGTTGTTTGGTTGGGCAAATTCGCAATAAACAAAACACGCATAAGAACTCTGAGAGACAGCCCGTATGATGGTTTGATACTCGTGGATGAACAAAAGAAACACACCGGTATCTATGTAGATTCAGCAATCAATTATATTGAAGATAATCTTCAGGTTAACCGTCCTCAAGAGTTTTATCATTCAATGCTTGAGTCGCTGAATAAAATTGCATCAAATGGTCTGGGTACAATTGTGGAGTCAGAAATTGAGTTTAAACCTCTGAATATTATCAAATCCTTTTTACGACAAAATAAGCTACCAGTTAGAGTCAATTCAAACATCCTGTATTCAGACCATAAGTTTAAATGGTCGATGAAGTATACTCCCTACCATGATGAGCAAATGTTTCTTCATACCCATGATATTAAATACATTTTGAAAGACCGTTTTCTCGCTGAAGGTTACAACCTGCCTCTCCGCCCGGATAACAATCACGATATCATTGTTAAAATGATTGAAGACAATCTGGACAATAACTGGCAAGCATCATTTCAAGTTAACAATGAAAAAGAATTAGCAAATGCTTTAAATATTTTAAATAATATTGAAATTGGTGACAGAAATATTCGCAACAAACTGGAATTCTCAAAAACATTCACCACAAAACAATTTCCCAAACAAAAGAACCCGTTGGTTCTAGCAATGCAACCGGAAATGATTTTGAAAGCACTCAAAACAAATCAGTCAGGAAAACTTTCAGGGTGGCAAAATTTACAAAACAAAAATATCAAACTGGTTGCCGGGTCAAACTATCCCTATTCAGACTCCATCAATCCGTTTGCAGGATTACACAAATTGGTAAATCCTCCTCAATCATCAGAAAAGTTGTCAAGAGTCCAAGCTCTTTCGCTTTATACGTTGAATTCAGCTTATGCGAACCGACAGGAAAATTATTTGGGCAACCTTGAAGCTGACAAATTAGCTGACTTTATCCTCATAGATAATGATTACTTTGAAGTCAAATCATCCGAAATCAAGAACATCAAAGTCTTAGAAACATGGGTCGGAGGAAGAAAGGTATTTGATTCATCCGAAGGAACTAACCCTACTCTTGAAAAATAATCTAAAGATACTATATTAATGTTGTCGGTTGCCGATTGGGACTGACAATTAGAAACCTGAACTCATTGAGTTAGGTATATTATTAAATATTGCTTCATAGGAGAATATTATGAATTTAGATTTAACACCATTATTTCGCACATCCGTAGGTTTTGACCGCATGGCTCAACTTATGAATCAGGCTCACCGTATGGATCAGGCAAATGTCTCTTATCCGCCTTACAATATAGAGAGTCTGGATGAAAATCAATATCAAATCACTTTGGCACTGGCGGGATTCACAGAGAATGATATCGAAATCACCAGTGAACAAAACACCCTTGTCATTCGTGGAAAAGTTCAAAATGATGTTGAACGTAAGTTCCTTCACAGAGGAATTGCAACACGCTCTTTTGAAAGAAAATTCCAGTTAGCTGATCATGTCAGAGTGACAACAGCAACCATGGAAAATGGATTGTTGCATGTTCAGTTGGTTAAGGAAATCCCCGAAGCCATGAAACCCAGAACCATTGAAATCAATGGCAACAATAAAGCATTGGAATCAAGCAAAGAAACTGACAGTTCAGAGACAAAGGTAAAAGTTGTTAAAAATCACGTTGCTTAATTAGCTAAACCATTAATAATTGAACAAAAAGCCGGTGTTAATTTTACACTGGCTTTTTTATTGATATCTTTTGTGTAAAGTTTGAACTCGATTGATATAGTTCTCAGTCTCTTTATAAGGTGGAACTGTATTTCCAAATTTCTTAACGGCTCCCTCACCTGCGTTATAAGCCGCTAAAGACAACTTTAAATTATTGTTGTAAGTATTTAGCAAATGTTTCAGATACGCTACTCCGGCATTAATATTTTGTTGGGCATTAAAAGGATCATTAACAGAATATATTTTCTGTGTTGAGGGCATTAATTGCATGAGCCCCTGCGCCCCTGCACTGGATTGCGCATCCGCTTTAAAACTAGACTCCGCATGGATTACCGCTTTAATCAATGCTGCATCAATGGACCATTTTTTGGCAGCTTCAAGAATCTCTTTTTCATATTTACCGGTAATCAGAGGAGTTGTTTTCCAATTAACACTGTTTTTCCAGCTGCATTCCGGGCAACGAATATTAAGTATCTTATAGTTTTTCACATTCGGTTTTCTGGATGAATAATGAATCACGCCTTTGCTATCAATGTGTTTATAAACTTTCATTGATTTGGCACTTACAGAACCGGCAACAGATATTAATAAAATTGTTAAAAACATGACTTTCATGGCGATTCATTTTAATAGATATTTCCGCGAATTGAATTTTTATGCTTGAAATATATCTAAATAAACAAGAAAATAAACCGTTTTTGGAATCAAAAATCAATATATGAACATCTTTAGACACATACTTCCGGCTTGCATCATCATAATAGTTGCAACTCACTCATACGCCAAAAAAGAAGAAGTCGACGAAGTTCAAGAAGTGCAAAAATTATTAGGTAAGGCCTACGAGCTCAACTATGTTGATGCAGCTCCGGTCGAAATCAGCTTCATCGAGAAAAAGATTATTCAGGCAAAAGAATTTAAAGAAAAGCGCAAAAAAAGAGACTTTAGCCAGATCATTGCTGAAATTAAAGCTGACTTGAAAATTGTTAAAAAACGATATGAAATCAATCAATTGCAAAAGCAACTCTCGCAATTAAAACAAAGTAATATTGAATCACAAAGGATTCTGGACGACTTACAAGGACAATTACAATGAAGTTTAATAGTCATTTGATTTTATTAGTATCTGCTTTCTTTTACACATCGAACTTACTGGCAGGAAAGCAATCAACAGAACTGGATTACGCCAGCCTTGAAAAAGACTATTACAACCTTGTTGATAATCAAACTTATAAGCCTTTTGCCAAAAAAGAAAAACAAATAGCTAAAACCAGCGTTGAAGATCTCATCAACAATAAAGTCAAACGCAAGGAAAGAGAAATGGCTTTGTATATGGCAAAACACAATATCGCTTATGCCCGACTGATCGCAGAAGAGCAATGGTTACAAAGCCAAATTGAACAAGAAGAAGAAACAGCACATAACCTTGAGGTGGATATTTCTAAAACTGAGGCAGAAATTGCTCGCCATGATGCCGAACTCGCTCGTTTAATGCTAATAGCCCAGCAAGAAGAAGCTAAACGGGCTTACGATCGAGCCAATGAAGCAGAGAAACTGGCTGAACAAAGTCAAAAAGAAGCCGACCTTGCCAAACAACAAACTGAAGCCGCAAAAAGATACGCTGAGGCTCAGGCTGAAGAAGCTGACCTTGCCAAGCAAGAAGCAGAGCTGGCATTGGAGGAACTGGAATCTCTTAAACGTAAACTCAATTCTATTGCCTCCAAACAAACTGACAAAGGATTGGTTATGACTTTGGGAGATTTTGTTTTTGATTCCGGCAAATCATCCATTAAACAACAAGCCATTGATAATTTTTCCAAAGTTGTTGAGTTTATAAACACTCATCCGGACAAAAAAGTTCGTATCGAAGGGCATACCGATAGTAGTGGTTCTGCCAAACTCAATTTAAGACTATCACAGGAACGTGCCGAAGCTGTTAAGGCTTTACTGATTAAAAATAGAATCGAAGCCAAACAACTGGAAGCTGTTGGGATGGGAGAGGATTTTCCGGTTGCTGAAAACACAACTGAAGACGGTAAAGCAAAAAACCGACGCGTAGAAATAATCATTCTGCAATAAGTCATCATAAATATTTAAGGGGAAATCATGAGAATTGTAAACTCAGTACTTGAGCTGATTGGCAACACGCCAATGCTCAAAGTTCATCAATTGGACACGGGATTATGTGAGTTGTATCTGAAACTGGAAAACCAAAATCCGGGTGGATCAATCAAAGACCGTATTGGCTTATCCATGATTGAAGCCGCTGAAAAACGCGGTGACATAAAACCCGGAGACACATTAGTTGAAGGAACAGCGGGAAATACCGGAATTGGACTGGCATTGGTTGCAGCACAGAAAGGTTACAAGTTGATTCTGGTGATTCCCGATAAAATGAGCAAGGAAAAAATATTCAACCTCAAAGCTATGGGAGCAGAAATTGTTCTGACTCGATCCGATGTTGCCAAAGGTCATCCACAATATTACCAAGACCTTGCAAAAACCATCGCTGATGAAACCCCCAATGCATATTTTATTAATCAATTTGGAAACCCTGATAATCCGGCAGCTCATGTTTGCACAACTGGACCTGAACTTATGGAACAAATGAACAACAACATAGATGCCATCGTTTTTGGTGTTGGATCGAGCGGAACCATGTCCGGATTGACACAATATTTCAAAGAAAACGCACCCAATATCGAGATGATTCTCGCAGACCCTGTTGGAAGCATTTTGGCAGAATATATCAATGAAAAGAATCTTTCGGATAAGAGCGGCAGTTGGAAAGTGGAAGGAATTGGTGAAGATTTCCTACCGAGCATTTCTGATTTCTCTTTAGTCACCAAAGCCTATGCTGTATCCGACAAAGAAAGTTTTGAATCAGGACGTGAATTACTCGCAAAAGAAGGAATTTTGGGTGGCTCATCAACTGGAACCATCATGACAGCAGCTTTAAAATACTGTCGTGAACAAACCGAGAAAAAACGGGTTGTTGCACTGGTACCGGATACCGGCAATAAGTATTTATCGAAAATGTATAATGATTACTGGATGATGGATAATGGATTCATTGAAATTCCACAATACGGAGATTTACGCGACTTAATCACTCGCCCTTATCAGACCAACGATTTAATCGTAATGAGACCTAATGAGACACTCAGCACTGTTTATCAACGCATGAAATTATACGATGTCTCGCAACTACCAGTGATTGACGGTGATGATATTGTTGGTATCATCGACGAGTCCGATGTCATGATGTACGTCTATGACAACAATTCAAAATTTGAAGATCCGGTTAAATCAGCTATGACAACCAATCTGGAATTTATGTCAGTAACCAGTCCTTTGGCAAAATTATTACCAATCTTTGACCAAGGGAAAGTCGCAATAGTCAAAGATAAAGATGATAAATTTATAGGTCTGATTACACGAATTGACCTGTTGAACTACCTCAGAAGAAGAGATCAAAACCAATGAGCAAAAAATTAGAAAAAAAATATTCCGGATTGCAAACTCGTGCCATTCACGCCGGACAAGAAGTGTGTGAAGTCACCGGTGCCATCATGCCACCGATTTATGCAACATCAACTTATGTGCAATCCTCTCCCGGAGTTCACCAAGGTTTTGAGTATTCAAGAACACACAACCCAACTCGTTTTGCTTACGAACGAGCCGTTGCCAATCTGGAAAATGGTTGTAATGGTTTTGCATTCGGTTCAGGTATGGCAGCTACATCCACAATTCTTGAACTGATAGATTCCGGCTCTCACATCATTTGTATGGATGATTTGTATGGTGGAACCAATCGTCTGTTCAATCGGGTTCGTAAACGCTCTTCAGGGTTAGAATTTACATTTACTGATTTGACAGTTGAAGGAAATATGGAAGCTGCATTGCGAGACAACACCAAAATGATTTGGATAGAGTCTCCAACAAACCCAATGCTGAAATTGGTTGACTTACAAAAAGTCGCTGATTTCGCTAAAAAACATGATTTAATTGCTGTTGCAGATAATACATTTGCATCACCTTACTTACAAAATCCTTTGGATTTTGGTTTCGACATTGTTATGCATTCTGCAACAAAATACATCAATGGACATTCAGACATGGTTGGAGGAGTTGCAGTTGTAAAAACACCAG is a window encoding:
- the dnaX gene encoding DNA polymerase III subunit gamma/tau — translated: MSYQVLARQFRPKDFSELVGQEHVAQALINGLEHNRLHHAFLFTGTRGVGKTTIARILAKALNCEKGVTGSPCGVCNACREINEGKFVDLIEVDAASRTGVDDTRELLENVQYAPTYGRYKIYLIDEVHMFSRSSFNALLKTLEEPPEHVKFLLATTEPEKLPVTVLSRCLQFNLKRLNLSQISNHLAKLLDLQNISYEKPALEQIARAADGSMRDGLSLLDQALAFGAGQITDKDVQLMLGTIHQNSVVELLECVIDGNQSMVSDKLKQLHEFSPDYSRFLHDMALLLHELSLVQILNSYVENSRFDRNNLQVLLSKTNPEQVQLYYEIVSKGQDLIKLAPDSKTGFEMTIIRMFAFKIGSPDSGTAKKRAIESNLTNPSKVETSSSTIPSNQSEVHLEDNQISENLGKYTLTDFNNDNWAEILSNLPIKGMTRELARNAKISSHNNTLILMIEEVAHNLMSNKAVNDLKDAIAAISVDGIGVKIQQSTESFDTIAKVEIKKEEKNVQNVINEVENNPFVKHMQENFDAEVIQIKQGKNFLEV
- a CDS encoding S9 family peptidase translates to MNLSEPNNSIVPQAEKVEHSHQYHNESRVDNYQWLRDDDRADKKVLDYLSAENKYTDAQLSSHKTEIENIYHEIIARLPHKESTVPSKIDDYWYYSRYDTGNEYEILARKKHELTAEEEIILDMNLRAENQAYYYSNYQEISPNHQILAFSEDTSGDLQYTLYFKDLNTGTLYKDKIENTSGEVVWALDNKTIFYIKKHPVTLLGYQVYRHKLGSNEEDVLVYEEKDNSFYLGIGNSTSRNYLYIMAGSTTSSEVLYLHANKPNGEFKSFHPRESNHEYSVEEFNNEFYILTNWQAQNFRVMKTSLEHSNNKQKWQEVIAHDKETLIYDLNVFSNYIVLEQRNDGILHLKVINRSDGSSKLIQSKEQTYTMWLDYNPQQNTDVLRYSYASMTIPFTVYEYDMQTEKQKILKRDEIATEYNPDDFHSEKLLVKARDGEMVPVSLVYKKSAIPLGLRPLLVYGYGSYGSSVDPTFSYSRISLLNRGFIYAIAHVRGSQAKGRQWYEDGKLLKKKNTFTDFVDVTKGLLEKDYGDKNNVFAVGGSAGGLLMGVIANTDGMLYKGIIAQVPFVDVITTMLDEDIPLTTGEFDEWGNPKVKEFYDYMMSYSPYDNVKKQNYPNMLVTTGLNDTQVQYWEPAKWVAKLREMKTDNNLLLLRTNMDAGHGGTSGRYQQYKEVAEEYGFLIKLISD
- a CDS encoding amidohydrolase; the encoded protein is MIKKALILIILIVTCNPTFARVTIIHNIQGNTINNGKHVSFQAIAFENDKILEVGASKNLLEKYQEAELIDGNNNSILPGLNDAHGHVLALGNLKNEVDLMGVTSLEESLEIIQKFIDEHPNNSWILGRGWNQALWEENKFPTFKDLDKLKTDKPIWLRRVDGHAGWANSKAMEIAQSGNHLKDMPGGEIIVDANGIQTGIFVDTAMGIIGKHLENESQEQVTTIIHEALNYLASLGLTSVDDAGVDWTEYDSYITLSEQRKLPIRVNVMLASGSSLLDKMIDNGPVHSKDGYLQVHAIKFMGDGALGSRGAAMLEPYSDRHDTSGKLVQPKDFLESLIYKYSDKGWQANIHAIGDRANRVAIEVLSNEKANTKQNRNRIEHAQIIEFEDLKKLKEFDIIASMQPTHATSDMNMAEDRVGRERLRGAYAWQTLWKKGVIIASGSDFPVELANPFYGLHAAVTRQDRNNQPKDGWIPIENLSVAQALASFTINAAYANRKDQVQGSLESGKYADFILVDQNIFEIPKQEIWKTNVLQTWVGGKKVYDNGVVN
- a CDS encoding amidohydrolase family protein codes for the protein MSRKTQQHIWLVLFLIQCSITFAKPTIIHNIKGYSLSQDSKIQFQAIAFENDMILKTGNYDQLIQMFPDSKVIDGQGKTMLPALQDAMVHLQRPIQNELMLDLSQTKSKQEVLDTIKKHAEEYPDDEWIKGYGWDYTQWKNKTLPSSKDLDDLEVKKNIYLLSKDYRVVWLGKFAINKTRIRTLRDSPYDGLILVDEQKKHTGIYVDSAINYIEDNLQVNRPQEFYHSMLESLNKIASNGLGTIVESEIEFKPLNIIKSFLRQNKLPVRVNSNILYSDHKFKWSMKYTPYHDEQMFLHTHDIKYILKDRFLAEGYNLPLRPDNNHDIIVKMIEDNLDNNWQASFQVNNEKELANALNILNNIEIGDRNIRNKLEFSKTFTTKQFPKQKNPLVLAMQPEMILKALKTNQSGKLSGWQNLQNKNIKLVAGSNYPYSDSINPFAGLHKLVNPPQSSEKLSRVQALSLYTLNSAYANRQENYLGNLEADKLADFILIDNDYFEVKSSEIKNIKVLETWVGGRKVFDSSEGTNPTLEK
- a CDS encoding Hsp20 family protein, coding for MNLDLTPLFRTSVGFDRMAQLMNQAHRMDQANVSYPPYNIESLDENQYQITLALAGFTENDIEITSEQNTLVIRGKVQNDVERKFLHRGIATRSFERKFQLADHVRVTTATMENGLLHVQLVKEIPEAMKPRTIEINGNNKALESSKETDSSETKVKVVKNHVA
- a CDS encoding lytic transglycosylase domain-containing protein, with the protein product MFLTILLISVAGSVSAKSMKVYKHIDSKGVIHYSSRKPNVKNYKILNIRCPECSWKNSVNWKTTPLITGKYEKEILEAAKKWSIDAALIKAVIHAESSFKADAQSSAGAQGLMQLMPSTQKIYSVNDPFNAQQNINAGVAYLKHLLNTYNNNLKLSLAAYNAGEGAVKKFGNTVPPYKETENYINRVQTLHKRYQ
- a CDS encoding OmpA family protein yields the protein MKFNSHLILLVSAFFYTSNLLAGKQSTELDYASLEKDYYNLVDNQTYKPFAKKEKQIAKTSVEDLINNKVKRKEREMALYMAKHNIAYARLIAEEQWLQSQIEQEEETAHNLEVDISKTEAEIARHDAELARLMLIAQQEEAKRAYDRANEAEKLAEQSQKEADLAKQQTEAAKRYAEAQAEEADLAKQEAELALEELESLKRKLNSIASKQTDKGLVMTLGDFVFDSGKSSIKQQAIDNFSKVVEFINTHPDKKVRIEGHTDSSGSAKLNLRLSQERAEAVKALLIKNRIEAKQLEAVGMGEDFPVAENTTEDGKAKNRRVEIIILQ
- a CDS encoding pyridoxal-phosphate dependent enzyme, with the translated sequence MRIVNSVLELIGNTPMLKVHQLDTGLCELYLKLENQNPGGSIKDRIGLSMIEAAEKRGDIKPGDTLVEGTAGNTGIGLALVAAQKGYKLILVIPDKMSKEKIFNLKAMGAEIVLTRSDVAKGHPQYYQDLAKTIADETPNAYFINQFGNPDNPAAHVCTTGPELMEQMNNNIDAIVFGVGSSGTMSGLTQYFKENAPNIEMILADPVGSILAEYINEKNLSDKSGSWKVEGIGEDFLPSISDFSLVTKAYAVSDKESFESGRELLAKEGILGGSSTGTIMTAALKYCREQTEKKRVVALVPDTGNKYLSKMYNDYWMMDNGFIEIPQYGDLRDLITRPYQTNDLIVMRPNETLSTVYQRMKLYDVSQLPVIDGDDIVGIIDESDVMMYVYDNNSKFEDPVKSAMTTNLEFMSVTSPLAKLLPIFDQGKVAIVKDKDDKFIGLITRIDLLNYLRRRDQNQ
- a CDS encoding PLP-dependent aspartate aminotransferase family protein; the encoded protein is MSKKLEKKYSGLQTRAIHAGQEVCEVTGAIMPPIYATSTYVQSSPGVHQGFEYSRTHNPTRFAYERAVANLENGCNGFAFGSGMAATSTILELIDSGSHIICMDDLYGGTNRLFNRVRKRSSGLEFTFTDLTVEGNMEAALRDNTKMIWIESPTNPMLKLVDLQKVADFAKKHDLIAVADNTFASPYLQNPLDFGFDIVMHSATKYINGHSDMVGGVAVVKTPEMAERMAFLQNSVGAVQGPFDSYLALRGLKTLPLRMKATCENALKLAQWLETDSRIEKVIYPGLSSHPQHQLAKKQMRGFGGIVTILVKGGIDETRAMLEKCSIFALAESLGGIESLVNHPAIMTHASIPYEERQKIGIYDNLVRLSVGIEDYEDLKADLDFALG